The Cohnella abietis genome has a segment encoding these proteins:
- a CDS encoding HAD-IIB family hydrolase, whose translation MIFVFDLDGTICYKGQPITEKILHVLECLQVNGHTVIFASARPIRDMLPILNPRFHAYTMIGGNGSLVSENGQLTYSTSFTSHQTHSIKSLLNEYDATYLIDGEWDYSYTGSPDHPILTQVDPARLAKMVPLEAHEAIVKVLVLTANAMEQLADKITLLDVVVHTHRNENVLDISPNNIHKWAALKKLNIGREQYIAFGNDANDISMFKNAAHSVMIGYHEELAQYATEAIPLEENIEDKIVEKLNYLSTIYN comes from the coding sequence GTGATTTTCGTGTTTGATTTAGATGGAACGATTTGTTACAAGGGGCAGCCCATAACAGAAAAGATTTTACATGTATTAGAATGTCTTCAAGTAAACGGACATACTGTCATATTTGCTTCCGCAAGGCCAATTCGTGATATGCTGCCTATTTTGAATCCACGGTTTCATGCTTACACAATGATTGGTGGGAACGGGTCGCTTGTATCTGAGAACGGTCAATTAACTTATTCTACTTCTTTTACATCCCATCAAACCCATTCGATTAAATCACTTCTAAATGAGTATGACGCTACATACCTAATAGACGGAGAGTGGGACTATTCCTATACCGGTTCTCCAGACCATCCTATTCTTACTCAAGTTGACCCAGCACGGTTAGCAAAGATGGTACCACTGGAAGCTCATGAGGCTATTGTAAAGGTGCTAGTTCTGACTGCTAATGCAATGGAACAATTGGCAGATAAAATAACGCTACTCGATGTAGTTGTTCATACGCACAGAAATGAAAATGTACTTGATATTAGCCCAAATAACATTCATAAATGGGCAGCATTAAAAAAATTAAACATAGGCCGAGAACAATATATCGCTTTTGGCAATGATGCCAATGACATTTCGATGTTTAAGAACGCTGCTCATTCCGTTATGATTGGATATCATGAAGAGCTTGCACAATATGCAACAGAGGCCATTCCCCTTGAAGAGAACATTGAAGATAAAATCGTTGAAAAGCTAAATTATCTTTCCACAATCTATAATTGA
- a CDS encoding YnfA family protein, which translates to MLLTILIFVIAGLAEIGGGYLVWLWLRESKPLWYGIVGSITLILYGIIPTLQSFPSFGRVYAAYGGVFVVLAVLWGWLVDKKTPDMYDWIGAAICVVGVSIILWAPRN; encoded by the coding sequence TTGTTGTTAACTATTTTAATTTTTGTAATTGCGGGGTTAGCTGAGATTGGCGGAGGCTATCTCGTTTGGCTTTGGCTACGAGAATCCAAACCCCTTTGGTATGGTATTGTTGGAAGTATAACCCTCATCCTGTATGGCATTATCCCAACACTACAGAGCTTCCCGTCATTTGGACGAGTCTATGCCGCTTATGGCGGTGTTTTCGTTGTTCTTGCTGTACTGTGGGGCTGGCTAGTCGATAAAAAGACACCGGATATGTACGATTGGATCGGTGCTGCTATTTGCGTTGTTGGAGTTTCGATTATACTTTGGGCCCCTAGAAATTAA
- a CDS encoding GNAT family N-acetyltransferase, with translation MDIRRLDQTKVSDIMALMVDVVSRLPSQDLFAMDDEQYLYTHIQEKGEIYGAYLNGELVAYSVLAFPGLSESNLGREFGVPEEELPYVASLDATIVHESARGLGLQRYFHRLREQRARENGYRHLYSTVHPQNLVSIKNLESEGFILQFTRPMYNGKSRHCYAKLLR, from the coding sequence ATGGATATCCGACGTTTAGATCAGACGAAAGTTTCAGATATAATGGCACTTATGGTTGACGTAGTATCACGTCTCCCCTCTCAGGATCTTTTTGCAATGGACGATGAACAATATCTGTACACTCACATTCAAGAAAAAGGTGAAATATACGGCGCTTATCTTAACGGAGAGCTTGTTGCCTATTCCGTTTTGGCGTTCCCTGGACTGAGTGAAAGTAATCTCGGAAGGGAGTTTGGAGTGCCAGAGGAAGAGCTGCCTTATGTCGCAAGCTTGGACGCAACAATTGTCCACGAATCGGCTCGTGGCTTGGGTCTACAACGATATTTCCATAGGCTACGTGAACAACGCGCTCGAGAAAATGGTTACCGCCATCTCTATTCAACAGTTCATCCACAAAATCTAGTCAGCATCAAAAATTTAGAAAGTGAAGGATTTATACTCCAATTCACTCGCCCAATGTACAACGGAAAATCCCGACATTGTTATGCAAAGCTTTTACGGTGA
- a CDS encoding YceD family protein: MLLKVQELVSRQQPLELQGTLDMTDMFRNSPEYSPLEPMKYDLVAEAADDRILVSGNLTCNVRMQCSRCLDIFDENVQLSFEEQFRIAKDGEAELNEDDEAVLVTEERIDLSPYLAQELVVQLPYAPLCSEDCKGLCPDCGINLNEQSCGCNTGKVDIRMAALQDWFKSQKE; the protein is encoded by the coding sequence ATGTTGTTAAAAGTTCAAGAGCTTGTATCCCGGCAGCAGCCGTTAGAGCTACAAGGAACTCTCGACATGACGGACATGTTCCGGAACAGCCCGGAATACAGCCCGCTCGAGCCTATGAAATACGATTTAGTCGCAGAAGCTGCTGACGATCGAATTCTGGTGTCGGGTAATCTCACCTGTAATGTTCGAATGCAGTGCTCGCGCTGCTTGGACATCTTCGATGAGAACGTTCAGCTTTCCTTTGAGGAGCAATTTCGGATTGCCAAAGATGGAGAAGCTGAGTTGAATGAAGATGATGAAGCCGTACTGGTAACGGAGGAACGGATCGATCTTTCGCCATATTTGGCGCAGGAGCTGGTGGTCCAATTGCCGTATGCACCCCTATGCAGTGAGGATTGCAAAGGCTTGTGCCCGGATTGCGGGATTAACCTGAATGAACAATCGTGCGGTTGCAATACGGGGAAGGTTGATATCCGTATGGCTGCGCTTCAGGATTGGTTTAAATCTCAGAAAGAATAA
- the rsmD gene encoding 16S rRNA (guanine(966)-N(2))-methyltransferase RsmD, which translates to MRVISGQAKGHPLKSVPGSTTRPTTDKVKESMFSIIGPYFDEERVLDLFAGTGGLGIEALSRGAASAVFVDSSTQSIEVIRQNLKSTKLAERAEVYRNDGLRALKLLGRAGQPFDLIFLDPPYEMNNCDALLLDMIAKGLVAADAIAVVEHHHRVVYGDEIGGFRRTRYVTYGEIALSIYRYELTDEAEPVTSSETKEATE; encoded by the coding sequence TTGCGAGTCATATCAGGACAAGCCAAGGGTCATCCGCTCAAATCGGTTCCCGGTAGCACTACCCGTCCGACGACGGATAAAGTAAAGGAATCGATGTTTAGTATTATTGGCCCTTATTTTGATGAGGAACGTGTGCTCGATCTTTTCGCGGGTACAGGGGGACTAGGAATTGAAGCACTAAGCCGTGGGGCGGCGAGTGCGGTTTTTGTTGATTCGAGTACGCAAAGTATAGAGGTTATCCGGCAAAATTTGAAATCAACCAAATTAGCTGAACGGGCGGAAGTTTACCGTAATGACGGGCTAAGAGCGTTAAAGCTGCTAGGTCGTGCGGGACAGCCCTTTGATCTTATTTTTCTTGATCCGCCTTATGAAATGAACAACTGCGATGCTTTGCTATTGGATATGATAGCTAAAGGTTTGGTGGCCGCTGACGCCATAGCTGTTGTAGAGCACCATCATAGGGTCGTTTATGGTGATGAGATTGGTGGCTTTCGGCGTACACGATATGTGACTTATGGTGAAATCGCATTGTCGATCTACCGTTATGAACTAACAGACGAGGCGGAGCCAGTCACCTCCTCGGAGACGAAGGAGGCTACTGAATAA
- a CDS encoding sporulation protein YjcZ, protein MGYPSEVGGAGCGGHVGHGGMSAAAFVLVLFILLVIILKAGTGVC, encoded by the coding sequence ATGGGATACCCATCTGAAGTTGGTGGTGCTGGTTGCGGCGGACACGTTGGACACGGCGGAATGAGCGCAGCTGCTTTTGTACTTGTACTCTTTATCTTGCTCGTAATTATCCTTAAAGCTGGTACTGGAGTCTGTTAA
- a CDS encoding YolD-like family protein — translation MPPVEKPKKKYKDKRPTRDEALLEELGERLVEAKEEESEVVLTIWGLDESIQGRIVVLDARTRLVHVQTTDGITKVPFMDIMKVDNPDY, via the coding sequence ATGCCACCAGTGGAAAAACCAAAAAAGAAATATAAAGATAAAAGACCTACTCGAGATGAAGCCTTGTTGGAGGAATTGGGCGAAAGATTAGTGGAGGCCAAGGAAGAGGAGAGCGAGGTCGTTCTGACGATATGGGGACTGGATGAGTCTATCCAAGGTCGAATCGTCGTGTTAGATGCGAGAACAAGACTGGTTCATGTTCAGACTACCGATGGAATAACCAAAGTGCCTTTCATGGATATTATGAAGGTAGATAACCCGGATTATTAG
- the rpmF gene encoding 50S ribosomal protein L32, with protein MAVPFAKTSKARKNKRRTHFKLVVPGMVKCEQCGELKISHRVCKVCGTYKSREIIKQ; from the coding sequence ATGGCAGTACCTTTTGCAAAAACATCGAAAGCCCGCAAGAACAAGCGCCGGACACACTTTAAACTGGTTGTTCCTGGTATGGTGAAATGCGAACAGTGTGGCGAATTGAAAATTTCGCACCGCGTCTGTAAAGTATGCGGTACGTACAAATCGCGTGAAATTATCAAGCAATAA
- the coaD gene encoding pantetheine-phosphate adenylyltransferase, protein MSPQARMEHEFRIAVYPGSFDPVTLGHLDIIRRATKQFDRVIVAVLNNTVKNPLFSVQERKDLLAEVTRDLPNVEIDSFRDLLVRYMRSRQAQVIVRGIRSVTDFEYELQMASTNRQLDEGIETVFMMTNPKYSYLSSSIVKEIAKFNGPVKDLVPPVVELALQAKYVIPDDSVGIR, encoded by the coding sequence ATGAGTCCTCAAGCCCGCATGGAGCACGAATTTCGGATTGCGGTATATCCCGGGAGCTTTGACCCTGTTACGCTTGGTCACTTAGATATTATCCGCCGGGCAACGAAGCAGTTTGATCGTGTAATCGTAGCTGTTTTGAATAATACGGTAAAAAACCCGTTGTTCAGCGTGCAGGAAAGAAAGGATTTACTTGCAGAAGTAACGCGCGATTTGCCAAATGTGGAAATCGACAGCTTTAGAGACTTACTCGTACGTTATATGCGCTCCCGTCAAGCACAAGTAATCGTTCGGGGCATACGCTCGGTGACGGACTTTGAATATGAGCTTCAGATGGCATCTACGAACAGACAATTGGATGAGGGCATCGAAACGGTTTTTATGATGACTAATCCTAAATATTCGTATTTAAGCTCAAGCATCGTTAAAGAGATCGCTAAATTTAACGGTCCTGTTAAAGATTTGGTTCCACCTGTCGTCGAATTGGCGTTGCAAGCGAAGTATGTCATTCCTGATGATTCTGTTGGGATTAGGTAA
- the plsX gene encoding phosphate acyltransferase PlsX, protein MRIAIDAMGGDNAPHAHVESALSAAAEWPDTQLILVGNPEVLQPLLGKGAPSNITIVPALEIIDNTDEPVKAVRRKTDSSMVVAGRLVKEGNADAMISAGNTGALMATGLLVLGRLKGIERPGLAAIFPTLDNQGVLALDMGANMDAKPEHLLQYALMGSLYRSKVHGISKPRVGLLNVGTEAAKGNELTKVAFGLLEQAPINFIGNIEARDVLDGQCDVIICDGFSGNILLKALEGAASTIFKLLREELTASFTSKLAAAVLKPSFRRVRDRMDYNEYNGAPLLGVNGLVVKGHGSSDANAMKTAIRQTRTAIGNRLIAALADEFSGK, encoded by the coding sequence ATGCGGATTGCGATTGATGCTATGGGCGGTGACAATGCGCCACATGCTCACGTCGAGAGTGCGTTGTCTGCAGCAGCGGAATGGCCGGATACACAATTGATTTTAGTTGGTAATCCAGAGGTGCTCCAGCCTTTGTTGGGAAAGGGAGCTCCTAGTAATATTACCATTGTGCCTGCTTTAGAAATCATTGATAATACAGACGAGCCTGTAAAGGCTGTCCGCCGCAAAACGGATTCATCCATGGTTGTGGCTGGACGACTGGTCAAAGAAGGTAACGCAGATGCTATGATATCAGCAGGGAATACTGGTGCCCTCATGGCGACTGGGCTGCTAGTATTAGGGCGCCTTAAAGGAATAGAACGTCCAGGTTTAGCGGCAATTTTCCCTACATTGGATAATCAGGGTGTGCTTGCTCTCGATATGGGAGCAAACATGGATGCGAAGCCAGAGCATCTTCTACAGTATGCGCTAATGGGAAGCCTCTACCGCAGTAAGGTTCACGGTATTAGTAAGCCGAGAGTGGGCTTGCTTAACGTGGGTACTGAAGCGGCGAAAGGTAATGAGTTAACGAAGGTTGCATTTGGGTTGCTCGAGCAGGCGCCGATTAATTTTATAGGTAACATTGAGGCGCGTGACGTATTGGATGGGCAATGTGATGTTATTATATGCGATGGTTTCTCCGGCAATATTTTGTTGAAAGCTTTAGAAGGAGCAGCCTCGACTATTTTCAAGCTGCTTCGCGAGGAACTAACTGCATCTTTTACTTCTAAGCTAGCTGCAGCTGTTCTTAAGCCAAGCTTTCGCCGGGTTCGAGATAGAATGGATTATAATGAATATAATGGAGCGCCATTGCTCGGTGTTAATGGATTGGTCGTTAAAGGGCATGGATCCTCGGATGCGAATGCAATGAAGACGGCAATTCGGCAAACACGCACGGCAATCGGCAATAGGCTAATCGCGGCATTAGCCGATGAATTCAGCGGAAAGTGA
- a CDS encoding ASCH domain-containing protein — protein MKAITIHQPWATLIALGEKKYETRSWATKHRGPLAIHAGMKIDREACERESIKSTLAKHGYTADNLPTGAIVAITNLRECYKVHRDILAGLVLLHAESTRTYLETLSNEYHFGDYGVGRFAWRMKDVRRLIDPVPAKGQQGLWNWNYTF, from the coding sequence ATGAAAGCTATAACCATACATCAGCCTTGGGCGACATTGATTGCTCTTGGAGAAAAGAAATATGAAACACGCAGTTGGGCAACGAAGCATAGGGGGCCGTTAGCCATACATGCGGGTATGAAGATAGATCGTGAAGCTTGTGAACGTGAGTCCATTAAATCTACTCTAGCAAAGCATGGATACACTGCGGATAACCTTCCGACAGGCGCAATTGTTGCAATTACAAACCTAAGAGAATGTTATAAGGTGCATCGAGATATATTGGCCGGTCTTGTGCTTCTCCATGCAGAGAGTACGAGAACTTATCTTGAAACATTGTCCAACGAATATCACTTTGGAGATTACGGAGTTGGTCGTTTCGCGTGGCGGATGAAGGATGTTCGGAGGCTTATTGACCCCGTTCCAGCCAAGGGGCAGCAAGGTTTATGGAACTGGAATTATACATTTTAA
- a CDS encoding GerAB/ArcD/ProY family transporter, with the protein MDKSRITSWQLGMLMYQLILGSSILLMPAITTKLSGHDMWLTPIVGSIVGFAMVWLCLRLHRYFPHATFPQMAVKLLGKVPGKIMGFIFVLFNLHVLAVGVRDYGEFVIGNFFFKTPLLMIIGSMLLLCAFAVRGGVDVLTRSGQIFIPFIFLFTVLTLVFLIPDLKPAQILPMFEKGIVPTLKGSTIVSGWFCQLIAMIYFLPYVKDKKNAGKWGYLTVIGITLTMFCVNIATLMLFGDSTAFYNYPVFMAARYIQLADFFEHVEAIVMMIWVLGAYVKISVGFYITVITTTEWIGIKDYKSSVFPLGLLILVMSIWIAPNFQAMAGFVATSGTFYILTGFAVVPFLMLAVARMRLGALQKK; encoded by the coding sequence ATGGATAAAAGCCGGATTACCTCCTGGCAATTAGGGATGCTGATGTACCAGCTGATTCTTGGCTCGTCTATTTTGCTCATGCCTGCCATTACGACTAAATTATCTGGGCACGATATGTGGTTGACACCTATCGTTGGTTCAATTGTTGGTTTTGCTATGGTTTGGTTATGCTTAAGGCTTCATCGTTATTTTCCACATGCTACATTTCCTCAGATGGCGGTCAAGCTTCTAGGGAAGGTGCCGGGGAAAATAATGGGGTTTATTTTTGTCCTATTTAATTTACACGTATTGGCCGTTGGAGTGAGAGATTACGGGGAGTTTGTAATCGGTAATTTTTTCTTCAAAACTCCGTTGCTTATGATCATCGGCTCCATGCTACTGCTTTGTGCCTTCGCAGTAAGAGGGGGAGTGGACGTGCTAACGAGAAGTGGACAAATATTTATCCCTTTTATATTTCTCTTTACGGTGCTTACGTTAGTATTTCTGATACCCGATTTAAAGCCTGCACAAATACTACCGATGTTCGAGAAGGGTATCGTACCTACTCTGAAAGGTTCAACCATTGTAAGTGGATGGTTCTGTCAATTAATCGCAATGATTTACTTTCTGCCTTATGTTAAAGATAAGAAAAACGCAGGGAAATGGGGGTATCTTACTGTTATTGGGATTACTCTTACAATGTTTTGCGTCAATATAGCAACTCTAATGCTGTTTGGAGATAGCACAGCCTTCTATAATTACCCCGTTTTTATGGCGGCTAGATACATACAGCTTGCTGATTTTTTTGAGCATGTAGAAGCCATCGTGATGATGATCTGGGTATTAGGGGCATATGTTAAAATTAGTGTTGGTTTTTATATTACTGTTATCACGACAACAGAATGGATCGGAATCAAGGATTATAAATCGAGTGTATTTCCCCTCGGTCTTCTCATTTTAGTGATGTCAATTTGGATTGCTCCTAACTTTCAGGCGATGGCAGGCTTTGTTGCAACTTCGGGGACCTTTTACATCCTTACGGGCTTTGCCGTAGTCCCCTTTCTCATGCTAGCTGTCGCTAGAATGAGACTAGGAGCGCTACAAAAGAAATAA
- the fapR gene encoding transcription factor FapR, translating to MERLPKRQRHQRLSELLDENPFLTDRELTRQLKVSIQTIRLDRLELAIPELRERLKLMAERSHDSVRSLPLHEVIGDIVDLQLDKSGISLFEISDEHVFSRSGIARGHHVFAQANSLAVAVINDEIALTASADLRFIRPARFGEKCIAKAYVRASGEQKGKAKVEVFTYVGEEMVFQGNFIIYRSAGESKT from the coding sequence TTGGAACGCCTCCCGAAACGTCAGCGCCATCAAAGGCTCAGTGAGCTATTGGACGAAAATCCATTTCTCACCGACCGCGAGCTGACTCGTCAACTGAAGGTTAGCATCCAGACCATTCGTTTGGATCGATTGGAATTGGCCATACCGGAGCTTAGGGAAAGACTGAAGCTAATGGCGGAGAGATCACATGATTCCGTTCGATCTCTGCCCTTACACGAAGTCATCGGTGACATCGTGGATCTGCAGCTAGATAAGAGTGGGATTTCTTTATTTGAGATTAGCGATGAGCATGTTTTTTCCCGATCAGGAATTGCACGGGGACATCATGTATTTGCGCAAGCGAATTCACTCGCTGTCGCTGTTATCAATGACGAGATTGCTTTAACGGCATCCGCAGATCTTCGGTTTATTCGTCCCGCTCGATTCGGGGAAAAATGTATAGCGAAGGCTTATGTTAGAGCTAGTGGTGAACAAAAGGGAAAAGCTAAAGTTGAAGTGTTTACATATGTAGGGGAAGAAATGGTGTTTCAAGGAAACTTTATCATCTATCGGTCCGCAGGAGAATCGAAAACATAA
- a CDS encoding nucleotidyltransferase, whose protein sequence is MSTVGVIVEYNPLHNGHLYHLQQSKKITGSDNVVAVMSGHFLQRGEPALADKWARTEMALHAGCDLVLELPVAYSSQPAQWFAYGSIATLEATGVVDSICFGSESGDLQSLEIMASLLADEPPEFTSALSAKLKEGLPYPSAFTAAAKAYLQAKGMDSLSFSLEQPNHTLGLHYLMALRKINSPITPFTLRREKSEYNQSNITDVQIASATALRKLLLGDTGSLEQLVSYVPPSTIDILQREIAAGQAPIHWGHFTRPLFHELYRQHPSQLETYAEVTEGLEHRIKNVLTSLPEMTVTSLLQALKTKRYTHTKLQRMLLRILLGHHKELLNANRLATGVEYIRVLGFTERGQRLLHDMRKKAKVPVVTSAAKGNLPYLSLDARASAVYSLAFQDNSPAAAMRDYTKPPIRI, encoded by the coding sequence ATGTCAACAGTCGGAGTTATTGTAGAGTATAACCCATTACACAATGGACATCTTTATCATTTGCAGCAATCCAAGAAAATAACGGGCTCGGACAATGTCGTAGCGGTTATGAGCGGTCATTTCCTCCAGCGCGGCGAACCCGCATTGGCTGATAAATGGGCTCGTACCGAAATGGCACTGCACGCAGGCTGCGATCTTGTTCTTGAGCTGCCAGTAGCCTACAGCTCACAACCTGCGCAGTGGTTCGCTTATGGATCCATTGCAACATTAGAAGCAACCGGCGTCGTAGATAGTATCTGCTTCGGAAGTGAGAGCGGGGATCTGCAATCACTTGAGATCATGGCTTCATTGCTTGCGGACGAACCACCGGAGTTTACTTCTGCTTTGTCTGCAAAGCTTAAAGAAGGTTTGCCCTATCCATCGGCATTTACAGCAGCTGCTAAAGCTTATTTACAAGCTAAAGGAATGGACAGTCTATCATTCTCCCTTGAGCAGCCTAATCATACACTCGGGCTCCATTATTTAATGGCTTTACGCAAAATAAATAGTCCAATTACCCCATTCACCCTTCGCCGCGAAAAGTCTGAATATAATCAATCCAACATAACAGATGTGCAAATCGCCAGCGCTACTGCTCTACGTAAGCTCTTACTAGGCGATACCGGCTCATTAGAGCAACTCGTCTCCTATGTTCCACCATCCACAATCGATATTTTACAGAGGGAAATCGCTGCCGGACAAGCACCCATTCACTGGGGACATTTCACCCGCCCGCTCTTTCATGAATTATATCGCCAGCATCCGTCTCAGCTTGAGACTTACGCCGAAGTAACAGAAGGGCTAGAGCATCGAATCAAAAACGTGTTGACTAGCTTACCAGAAATGACCGTAACCTCACTGCTTCAAGCATTAAAAACCAAAAGATATACTCATACAAAGCTACAGAGAATGCTTCTACGTATACTGCTCGGTCATCACAAAGAGCTGCTTAACGCCAACCGATTGGCCACGGGAGTCGAATATATTCGTGTGCTTGGATTTACAGAACGAGGGCAACGACTGCTCCACGACATGCGTAAAAAGGCGAAGGTTCCGGTTGTGACTTCCGCTGCAAAGGGAAACTTGCCTTATCTCTCTCTAGATGCGCGTGCATCTGCCGTATATTCGCTTGCATTCCAGGATAATAGCCCCGCCGCAGCAATGCGCGATTATACTAAACCGCCAATTCGTATTTAA
- a CDS encoding DUF2642 domain-containing protein: MSPAQINPSQVQTVSLVDPYVVEALRRLIGCYVCFETTRGRIVGTIIDVKPDHVLLQTHKHQVCVRIAEIVWTMPL; this comes from the coding sequence GTGAGTCCAGCGCAGATTAATCCTAGCCAAGTACAGACTGTTTCATTAGTTGACCCCTACGTAGTCGAAGCCCTGAGAAGACTTATTGGATGTTACGTCTGTTTTGAAACAACACGTGGAAGAATCGTGGGTACTATTATAGATGTGAAGCCTGATCATGTCCTCCTTCAAACACATAAGCATCAGGTATGCGTCCGTATTGCAGAAATTGTTTGGACTATGCCCTTGTAA
- a CDS encoding GNAT family N-acetyltransferase: protein MAINIRQVDANNNADLLNLIEKLDQYLFERYPADEVFVIDFTDSSSISDTIFMIAYDDERPVGCGAIRPIESNVIELKRFYVEPEYRKQGIAGKILNQLEEKGRDLNYSILRLEAGEQQPEAIHFYKKHGYYEIERYGEYVNCESSLCFEKQLGNVPSA, encoded by the coding sequence GTGGCCATTAATATCCGTCAAGTTGATGCTAACAATAATGCTGACTTACTAAATCTTATAGAAAAATTGGATCAATACTTATTCGAAAGGTATCCCGCGGATGAAGTGTTCGTCATTGATTTTACTGATTCTAGCAGCATCTCTGATACCATTTTTATGATCGCTTATGATGATGAACGACCTGTTGGCTGTGGAGCCATCCGGCCAATAGAAAGTAATGTTATTGAATTAAAAAGATTTTATGTAGAGCCAGAATATAGAAAGCAAGGAATCGCCGGAAAAATCCTCAACCAACTCGAAGAAAAGGGCCGCGACTTAAACTACAGCATTCTTCGACTTGAGGCAGGAGAGCAACAGCCTGAGGCAATTCATTTTTATAAGAAGCATGGCTATTATGAGATCGAACGATATGGAGAGTATGTGAATTGCGAATCTAGCCTTTGTTTTGAAAAGCAATTAGGCAATGTGCCCTCAGCTTAA